In one Pseudomonas tensinigenes genomic region, the following are encoded:
- the pgeF gene encoding peptidoglycan editing factor PgeF, translated as MNWLTPDWPAPASVKACVTTREGGVSEAPFDSLNLGDHVDDRPEAVAENRRRLTDHFSIQTAWLQQVHGITVAHADPGIVATADASWTTTPGIACTAMTADCLPALFCDRAGTRVAAAHAGWRGLAAGVLEATLDSLDVPAGEVLVWLGPAIGPQAFEVGPEVREVFINQLPAAAEAFVPSPNAGKFMADIYKLARLRLAERGVTAVYGGGFCTVTDPRFFSYRRAPRTGRFASLIWLTR; from the coding sequence ATGAACTGGCTGACGCCGGACTGGCCTGCGCCGGCCAGCGTCAAAGCCTGCGTCACCACCCGCGAGGGTGGCGTCAGCGAGGCGCCGTTCGACAGCCTCAATCTGGGCGATCATGTCGATGATCGCCCGGAAGCAGTTGCCGAAAACCGTCGGCGCCTGACCGATCACTTCTCTATACAGACTGCCTGGTTGCAGCAAGTGCACGGGATTACCGTGGCGCATGCTGATCCGGGCATTGTCGCGACTGCAGATGCCAGTTGGACGACAACCCCCGGAATTGCCTGCACTGCGATGACGGCGGATTGCCTGCCGGCATTGTTCTGTGATCGTGCTGGCACTCGTGTGGCAGCGGCCCATGCCGGTTGGCGTGGTCTGGCGGCGGGCGTGCTGGAAGCGACGCTCGACAGTCTCGATGTTCCGGCGGGAGAGGTGCTGGTCTGGCTCGGTCCGGCCATTGGCCCGCAAGCCTTTGAAGTCGGCCCGGAAGTGCGGGAAGTCTTCATCAATCAATTGCCCGCAGCGGCAGAAGCCTTCGTACCGAGCCCCAATGCCGGCAAGTTCATGGCTGACATCTACAAGCTGGCTCGCCTGCGTCTGGCTGAACGTGGTGTCACTGCTGTTTATGGCGGCGGTTTCTGCACCGTGACCGATCCGCGCTTCTTCTCCTATCGCCGTGCCCCACGCACCGGTCGCTTTGCCTCCCTTATCTGGCTCACCCGCTAG
- the rluD gene encoding 23S rRNA pseudouridine(1911/1915/1917) synthase RluD — protein sequence MSDKIELRAEVPSELGGQRLDQVAAQLFAEHSRSRLSAWIKEGRLTVDGAVIRPRDIVHGGAILELTAEQEAQGEWIAQDIELDIVYEDDDILVINKPAGLVVHPAAGHADGTLLNALLHHVPDIINVPRAGIVHRLDKDTTGLMVVAKTIQAQTKLVTQLQSRSVSRIYECIVIGVVTAGGKINAPIGRHGQQRQRMAVMEGGKPAVSHYRVLERFRSHTHVRVKLETGRTHQIRVHMSHINFPLVGDPAYGGRFRIPPAANPTMVESLKHFPRQALHARFLELDHPTTGERMSWESPLPEDFVWLLTLLKQDREAFVG from the coding sequence ATGTCCGATAAAATTGAACTTCGCGCAGAGGTGCCGTCCGAATTGGGCGGCCAACGCCTCGATCAAGTCGCTGCCCAACTCTTCGCTGAGCACTCTCGCTCGCGCCTTTCCGCCTGGATCAAAGAAGGTCGCCTGACTGTGGACGGGGCGGTCATCCGCCCTCGCGACATCGTGCACGGCGGTGCCATCCTTGAGCTGACTGCCGAGCAGGAAGCCCAGGGCGAATGGATCGCCCAGGACATCGAACTCGACATCGTCTATGAAGACGACGACATCCTGGTGATCAACAAGCCTGCGGGCCTGGTGGTACACCCGGCTGCCGGTCACGCCGATGGCACGCTGCTCAACGCGTTGCTGCACCATGTGCCGGACATCATCAATGTCCCGCGCGCCGGTATCGTGCATCGTCTGGACAAGGACACCACCGGTCTGATGGTGGTGGCCAAGACCATTCAGGCGCAGACCAAGCTGGTGACGCAACTGCAGAGTCGCAGCGTCAGCCGCATCTATGAGTGCATCGTGATCGGTGTGGTCACCGCTGGGGGCAAGATCAACGCCCCGATCGGTCGCCACGGCCAGCAGCGCCAGCGCATGGCGGTGATGGAGGGCGGCAAGCCTGCCGTCAGTCACTACCGTGTGCTGGAGCGCTTCCGCTCGCACACCCACGTACGGGTGAAGCTGGAAACCGGTCGTACTCACCAGATTCGCGTACACATGTCGCACATCAACTTCCCGTTGGTCGGCGATCCGGCGTATGGCGGCCGTTTCCGCATTCCGCCAGCCGCGAACCCGACGATGGTGGAATCCCTCAAGCATTTCCCGCGTCAGGCCCTGCACGCGCGCTTCCTTGAGCTGGATCATCCGACGACCGGTGAACGCATGAGCTGGGAATCGCCGCTGCCGGAAGATTTCGTCTGGCTGCTGACCCTGCTCAAGCAGGATCGCGAGGCATTCGTCGGATGA